The Rhizobium grahamii DNA window GGCGCGGGAGCTGGAATACCGGCTCATAAAGGAATTATGGGCGGTGCATGAAAACCGGATCGGAGTGCGCTTCGCCTATGAGTGGCACGACGATTCCGGCAATTGGTTCCGGTCATACGGAAATGAGAACTGGGAATTCGCGCAAAACGGCCTGATGCAGCGCCGTTACGCTTGTATCAACGATCTGCCGATCAAGGAGCAGGATCGCAAGTACAGATGGGATCGCGGCGCGCCCCGCCCAACGGACCACCCCGGCCTTTCGCAGCTCGGACTTTAACGGAAATCCATCAGCAACCATGCGGCTCGAACGGAGCCGCATGGCGCTTTGGGATACGTATCTCCCGGACGCGATGTACCTGCGTCCCATGCGAACTAACCCTACGTATAGTGTTTGTGATCGCGCAATCCTCCTAGACTTCCTTCCACTCGAAGCAAAGGAGATGGTGATGATTGATGCTGATCTCATGCACTCAGGCGCGCATCAGGCCGCGGCCAGGCGCATAACCGCG harbors:
- a CDS encoding DUF1348 family protein; translation: MTEERPPFPPYTMETAAQKVRAAEDAWNSCDPHRVSLAYTVDSEWRNRAEFVNGRDAIVAFLSRKWARELEYRLIKELWAVHENRIGVRFAYEWHDDSGNWFRSYGNENWEFAQNGLMQRRYACINDLPIKEQDRKYRWDRGAPRPTDHPGLSQLGL